The following coding sequences are from one Bradyrhizobium sp. WSM471 window:
- a CDS encoding universal stress protein: MTSKRLCFEPGHKPKCLVIVDDTAEWDRAVYYASRWAIRAGGGVVMLRIIEPEQQSQEWLGVADIMRAEAQEAAEAALDRAAGRANGIAAITPERVIRAGAAMEQLLAVIDEDPDIAMLVLAANPGAEGPGPLVSLLAHALGTFPVPVTVISGALSDRSVDSLS; the protein is encoded by the coding sequence ATGACCAGCAAGCGACTTTGCTTCGAGCCGGGTCACAAGCCCAAATGCCTCGTCATCGTCGACGACACCGCCGAATGGGATCGCGCGGTCTATTACGCCAGCCGCTGGGCGATCCGCGCCGGCGGCGGCGTGGTGATGCTCCGCATCATTGAGCCCGAACAGCAGAGCCAGGAATGGCTGGGGGTCGCCGACATCATGCGCGCCGAGGCGCAGGAGGCGGCAGAAGCCGCGCTCGACCGCGCCGCCGGCCGGGCCAACGGCATCGCTGCGATCACGCCGGAACGGGTGATCCGAGCGGGCGCCGCCATGGAACAGCTGCTGGCGGTGATCGACGAGGACCCTGACATCGCCATGCTGGTGCTCGCCGCGAACCCGGGCGCTGAAGGCCCGGGGCCATTGGTATCGCTGCTCGCGCACGCGCTTGGCACGTTCCCGGTACCGGTGACGGTCATTTCCGGCGCGCTGAGCGACCGAAGCGTGGATTCGCTGTCCTAG
- a CDS encoding NifU family protein, translating to MFIQTEATPNPATLKFIPGRVVVDGGPMEFSNRESAARSPLAEKLFEVPGVTGVFYGSDFITVTKANGEWQQLKPAILGAIMEHYMSGAPLLADGATASDVDLDDEDEFFDEADAETVDMIKDLIETRVRPAVANDGGDITFRGFKDGIVYLNMKGSCAGCPSSTATLQHGIQNLLKHFVPDVVEVRPM from the coding sequence ATGTTCATTCAAACCGAAGCCACTCCCAATCCCGCCACGCTGAAGTTCATTCCCGGCCGCGTCGTGGTCGACGGCGGACCGATGGAATTTTCCAACCGCGAATCGGCCGCACGCTCGCCGCTCGCCGAAAAGCTGTTCGAGGTCCCAGGCGTCACCGGCGTGTTCTACGGATCGGACTTCATCACCGTGACCAAGGCGAACGGTGAATGGCAACAGCTCAAGCCCGCGATCCTCGGCGCCATCATGGAGCACTACATGTCGGGCGCGCCGCTGCTCGCCGATGGTGCTACCGCGAGCGATGTCGATCTCGATGACGAGGACGAGTTCTTCGACGAGGCCGATGCCGAGACGGTCGACATGATCAAGGATCTGATCGAGACCCGCGTGCGCCCGGCGGTCGCCAATGACGGCGGCGACATCACTTTCCGCGGCTTCAAGGACGGTATCGTCTATCTCAACATGAAGGGCTCGTGCGCCGGCTGCCCGTCATCGACCGCGACGCTCCAGCACGGCATCCAGAACCTGCTCAAGCACTTCGTCCCCGACGTGGTCGAAGTCCGGCCGATGTAG